From the genome of Vitis riparia cultivar Riparia Gloire de Montpellier isolate 1030 chromosome 2, EGFV_Vit.rip_1.0, whole genome shotgun sequence, one region includes:
- the LOC117903930 gene encoding inositol 2-dehydrogenase has translation MSSQLSSMADDTVRYGIIGVGMMGREHFINLSHLRSEGVAVVAVADPHLPSQRLAQDLAKSFDWPIQVFSGHRELLDSGLCDVVIVSTPNMTHYKILMDIINHPKPHHVLVEKPLCTTVADCKEVVDAARKRPDILVQVGLEYRYMPPVAKLIEIVKGGTLGQVKMVAIREHRFPFLVKVDNWNRFNVNTGGTLVEKCCHFFDLMRLFAGANPVRVMASGAVDVNHKDELYDGKVPDIIDNAYVIVEFENGSRGMLDLCMFAEGSKNEQEISVVGDIGKGEAFVPESIVRVGSREAGRDGVQTIKAKDDRIKYDGLHHGSSYLEHTHFLAAVRAKGLQAPAVDLQDGLVSVAIGVAAQLSIERGRFITIEEVKGEF, from the exons ATGAGCTCTCAGCTCTCTTCCATGGCGGACGACACTGTGAGATACGGAATCATAGGAGTAGGAATGATGGGGAGAGAACACTTCATTAATTTATCGCATCTTCGGAGCGAGGGCGTGGCCGTTGTCGCCGTCGCTGACCCTCACTTGCCCTCCCAACGACTTGCTCAAGATTTGGCCAAATCATTTGATTGGCCTATACAG GTCTTTTCAGGACACAGAGAACTATTGGACAGCGGGCTATGCGATGTAGTAATTGTGTCAACTCCGAACATGACTCATTATAAAATTCTCATGGATATCATCAACCACCCAAAGCCTCATCATGTGCTCGTGGAGAAGCCATTGTGCACCACAGTGGCAGATTGCAAGGAG GTTGTAGATGCTGCTAGAAAGAGGCCAGATATTTTGGTACAAGTTGGACTGGAGTACAGATACATGCCTCCTGTTGCTAAATTGATAGAAATAGTTAAGGGTGGAACCCTTGGACAAGTTAAAATGGTGGCAATCCGTGAACACCGGTTTCCATTTCTTGTTAAG GTTGACAACTGGAATCGATTCAATGTCAACACAGGGGGCACTCTGGTGGAGAAATGCTGCCACTTTTTTGATCTCATGAGGCTATTCGCAGGTGCAAATCCAGTTCGTGTGATGGCTTCTGGAGCTGTTGATGTTAACCACAAAGATGAACTTTATGATGGAAAG GTGCCTGATATTATTGACAATGCATACGTTATTGTGGAATTCGAGAATGGCTCTCGAGGAATGCTCGACCTTTGTATGTTTGCTGAAGGAAGTAAAAATGAGCAAGAAATATCTGTAGTTGGTGACATTGGAAAG GGGGAGGCCTTTGTTCCTGAGAGTATTGTGCGCGTGGGTAGTCGAGAGGCAGGAAGAGATGGTGTCCAAACCATAAAAGCTAAGGATGACCGGATAAA ATATGATGGGCTTCACCATGGATCTAGCTACTTGGAACACACACACTTTTTGGCAGCAGTTAGAGCAAAAGGTCTACAAGCTCCTGCTGTAGATTTGCAAGATGGGTTAGTATCAGTTGCCATTGGAGTTGCAGCGCAGCTTTCAATAGAGAGAGGCAGATTTATTACAATTGAAGAAGTGAAGGGTGAATTCTAA
- the LOC117907413 gene encoding phosphatidylserine decarboxylase proenzyme 1, mitochondrial: MKFRVSQKFPMFIHQATLNHRHLHLISFVRKLQTSRASVNGGSSSSQGNSFLVPGATVATILMLGALHARRLYDDKKVEDAREKGLEFEFHPDVKATFLQLLPLRSISRYWGLLTSVEIPVWLRPYVYRAWARAFHSNLEEAAMPLDEYATLRDFFVRSLKEGSRPIDPDPRCLVSPVDGIILRFGELKAAGAMIEQVKGFSYSVSSLLGANSLLPMITEETTHAESSELENTPKDQSNKSWWRVSLASPKVWDPVASSPMKGLFYCVIYLKPGDYHRIHSPIDWNVLVRRHFSGRLFPVNERATRTIRNLYVENERVVLEGQWQEGFMGIAAIGATNIGSIELFIEPELRTNRPRKKFFHSEPPEERIYEPEGVGVMLKKGDEMAAFNMGSTVVLVFQAPVSRSPKNQGSSEFSFCTRKGDRIRVGEALGRWHDS; encoded by the exons ATGAAATTTAGGGTTTCTCAGAAATTCCCCATGTTCATACACCAAGCAACGCTCAATCACCGCCATCTTCACCTCATTTCCTTCGTCAGAAAACTTCAAACGTCTCGAGCTTCCGTCAATGGCGGAAGTAGCAGCTCTCAAG GCAATTCTTTTCTTGTGCCTGGTGCAACAGTGGCTACTATACTTATGCTTGGTGCGCTTCATGCTAGGCGGCTTTACGATGATAAGAAG GTAGAAGATGCAAGGGAGAAAGGACTTGAATTTGAATTCCATCCTGATGTAAAA GCGACATTTCTGCAGTTGCTACCTCTACGTTCCATTTCCAGATATTGGGGCTTATTGACAAGTGTG GAAATCCCTGTGTGGCTGCGTCCTTATGTTTATAGAGCATGGGCTCGGGCATTCCATTCAA ACTTAGAAGAAGCAGCTATGCCTTTGGATGAATATGCTACTTTACGGGATTTCTTTGTTCGATCCTTGAAAGAAGGTTCCAGGCCTATTGACCCTGATCCAAGATGTCTG GTTAGTCCTGTGGATGGCATTATTTTAAGATTTGGAGAATTGAAAGCAGCAGGAGCTATGATTGAGCAAGTAAAAGGGTTCTCTTATTCCGTTTCTTCTCTTCTGGGTGCAAACTCGCTTCTTCCCATGATAACTGAAGAGACTACCCATGCAGAGAGTAGTGAACTTGAAAACACTCCTAAAGACCAAAGTAATAAATCATGGTGGAGAGTTTCACTGGCTTCTCCAAAAGTTTGGGACCCTGTAGCATCAAG TCCAATGAAAGGCCTTTTTTACTGTGTAATTTACTTGAAGCCTGGAGACTATCATCGGATACACTCTCCAATTGACTGGAATGTTCTTGTTCGCCGGCATTTTTCAG GCCGCCTTTTCCCTGTGAATGAACGTGCTACAAGAACAATCAGAAACCTTTATGTTGAGAATGAAAGG GTTGTACTCGAAGGTCAATGGCAAGAAGGGTTTATGGGAATTGCTGCAATTGGTGCAACAAATATTGGCTCTATTGAG CTTTTTATTGAACCAGAGCTTCGAACAAACCGGCCAAGAAAGAAGTTTTTTCACTCAGAGCCACCTGAGGAACGTATTTATGAACCTGAAGGTGTAGGTGTCATGCTCAAAAAGGGTGATGAG ATGGCCGCCTTCAATATGGGATCCACAGTGGTGCTTGTGTTCCAGGCTCCAGTTTCAAGATCACCCAAAAACCAGGGCTCATCAGAATTTAGCTTTTGCACCAGGAAAGGGGATAGAATTCGTGTGGGAGAAGCACTGGGAAGGTGGCATGATTCATAG